A region of Allocoleopsis franciscana PCC 7113 DNA encodes the following proteins:
- a CDS encoding pentapeptide repeat-containing protein, producing the protein MRGEDSIQNSSEQDGRQAKGWETKTSPHSQFITTEPLEKSGEIGEHKAWDAVRDAFAQRECLGYWRYPIFSKVGKFRKEPDILIADSELGLIIIEIKSVTIDQILAIAGHRWEFQNYYTISSNPYEQAENQLFTLLGYCDREPFLRRKVSGRALVCLPLITEDQWYDSGFYQLPSCPPIIFQNHLRPLPSVCGSLPQQLRQITPIIKGSTLSDKQWQLLQAVISGTPVFRTRVGRQAFVSLQQSGKTRGSVMAEVRQRLSEFDLQQEHIGKEIPPGPQRIRGIAGSGKTVLLCQKAAHMHLKHPDWDIALVFFSRSLYHPIIAQVNKWLLRFSGGEVEYEPKNRKLQVLHAWGAKNQPGLYSTLCRAAGVKRLTVEDTQSNRPNEALAEVCTQLLHNTVVPTLYDAILIDEGQDLIVDDPLKFQGKQPFYWMAYQALRPVDSAQPEQRRLIWGYDEAQSLESLKIPNASELFGEDLGHLVTGQYSGGIRKSEIMHRCYRTPGPILTAAHGIGMGLLRYGGMLTGITRAEDWRAIGYEVTGRFIPGEQVTLSRPPENSPNLVPELWEGSVLEFVAYRSRQEELSALAQNILYNLRHDGLKPSREILVIVLGSGFEAMKLETTVAEFLISQGIDIYIPSTPDCNILQTDKEQRNPNKFWCEGGVTVSRIHRAKGNEAEMVYVVGLDNVAKDESNLQLRNQLFVALTRAKGWVKLSGIGSYPMYEEMWRVMRSGDTFTFTFRRPPQREIGVTDTSELLKRYDTGGRNFQNADLTGAQLAGADLRNANLIGAILRNADLRNAQLDGAKLVIADLCGADLRNANLRKAKLVGAILRDARLSGADLSWGKLGNADLRNAQLVGAKLVGVKLSGADLSGADLTGANLEAVDLSDVNLTGATMPDGSVGE; encoded by the coding sequence GTGAGAGGTGAAGATTCAATTCAAAACTCTAGTGAACAAGATGGGAGGCAAGCCAAAGGATGGGAAACGAAAACTTCGCCCCACAGCCAATTTATTACGACTGAACCCTTAGAAAAAAGCGGCGAAATCGGTGAGCACAAGGCTTGGGATGCTGTCCGTGACGCCTTTGCCCAGAGGGAATGTCTCGGTTACTGGCGCTATCCCATCTTTTCTAAAGTTGGGAAGTTTCGCAAAGAACCCGATATTTTAATTGCCGACTCCGAACTCGGTCTAATTATCATTGAAATCAAATCTGTCACCATTGACCAAATTTTGGCGATCGCAGGTCATCGCTGGGAGTTCCAAAACTACTACACCATCAGTAGCAACCCTTACGAGCAAGCAGAAAATCAACTATTTACCTTGTTGGGATATTGCGATCGCGAACCGTTCCTCCGCCGTAAAGTAAGTGGACGCGCCCTTGTTTGCCTGCCTCTGATTACCGAAGACCAATGGTACGATAGCGGCTTTTACCAACTCCCTAGTTGCCCACCGATTATTTTCCAAAATCATCTGCGTCCTTTGCCATCTGTCTGCGGTTCCCTACCCCAGCAACTCCGGCAAATAACTCCGATTATCAAAGGTTCTACTCTCAGTGACAAACAGTGGCAATTGCTGCAAGCGGTTATTAGTGGTACTCCTGTCTTCCGCACACGGGTAGGGCGTCAGGCATTCGTATCCCTACAACAATCTGGAAAAACCCGTGGTAGTGTCATGGCTGAAGTACGGCAACGCCTATCAGAATTCGACTTACAACAAGAACACATCGGCAAAGAAATTCCCCCAGGCCCCCAGCGGATTCGGGGGATTGCCGGTTCCGGAAAAACCGTGCTGCTGTGCCAAAAAGCCGCTCACATGCACCTGAAGCATCCCGATTGGGATATCGCCCTTGTCTTTTTCAGCCGCAGCCTGTACCATCCCATCATTGCTCAGGTCAATAAGTGGCTCTTGCGCTTTAGTGGGGGTGAGGTGGAATATGAGCCAAAAAATCGGAAATTACAGGTGCTTCACGCTTGGGGAGCGAAAAATCAACCTGGTCTCTATAGTACGCTTTGCCGAGCGGCTGGAGTGAAGCGTCTAACAGTGGAAGATACCCAAAGTAATCGACCGAATGAAGCGTTAGCTGAGGTATGCACACAGTTATTGCACAATACGGTCGTCCCTACGCTATATGATGCCATCTTAATTGATGAAGGTCAAGACTTAATTGTGGATGACCCTCTGAAGTTTCAGGGCAAGCAACCGTTTTATTGGATGGCGTATCAAGCGTTGCGACCCGTTGACTCGGCACAGCCAGAACAACGACGGTTAATCTGGGGATACGACGAAGCGCAAAGCCTGGAAAGCTTGAAGATTCCCAATGCGAGTGAGTTATTTGGGGAAGACTTGGGGCATTTGGTGACGGGACAGTATAGCGGTGGGATTAGAAAGAGTGAAATCATGCATCGTTGCTACCGTACTCCTGGCCCGATTCTTACCGCAGCACATGGGATTGGCATGGGGTTGCTGCGTTATGGGGGGATGCTGACGGGGATTACTCGTGCGGAGGATTGGCGTGCGATCGGGTATGAGGTGACGGGGCGTTTTATTCCGGGTGAGCAAGTTACCTTGAGTCGCCCACCGGAAAACTCTCCCAATCTCGTGCCGGAACTTTGGGAAGGGTCGGTGTTGGAGTTTGTGGCATATCGATCGCGCCAAGAAGAACTATCTGCCTTGGCACAAAATATTCTCTACAATCTCCGCCATGATGGACTTAAACCCAGTCGGGAGATTCTAGTCATCGTTTTAGGTTCGGGTTTCGAGGCGATGAAGCTGGAAACAACGGTTGCAGAGTTCTTGATATCCCAAGGTATCGATATTTACATTCCCAGTACCCCAGATTGCAATATCCTGCAAACCGACAAAGAACAGCGCAACCCCAACAAGTTCTGGTGTGAAGGTGGGGTTACAGTGTCTCGCATCCACCGCGCTAAGGGGAATGAGGCGGAGATGGTGTATGTGGTGGGTTTGGATAATGTGGCGAAGGATGAAAGTAATCTCCAATTGCGGAATCAGTTATTTGTGGCATTAACCAGGGCAAAAGGTTGGGTGAAGTTGAGTGGGATAGGTTCTTATCCGATGTATGAGGAGATGTGGCGGGTGATGCGGAGTGGGGATACGTTCACGTTTACCTTCCGGCGTCCTCCACAGCGAGAGATTGGGGTTACGGATACGAGTGAATTGCTGAAGCGATATGACACTGGGGGGAGAAATTTTCAGAATGCAGATTTGACAGGGGCGCAGTTGGCGGGGGCAGATTTGAGGAATGCGAATTTAATTGGCGCGATTCTCAGGAATGCTGATTTGAGAAATGCCCAGTTGGATGGGGCAAAGTTGGTGATTGCGGATTTGTGTGGGGCGGATTTGAGGAATGCCAATTTGCGGAAGGCGAAATTGGTAGGGGCAATTTTGAGGGATGCGCGGTTGAGTGGGGCGGATTTGAGTTGGGGGAAATTGGGGAATGCAGATTTGAGGAATGCTCAATTAGTTGGGGCGAAGTTGGTGGGGGTAAAGTTGAGTGGTGCTGATTTGAGTGGGGCGGATTTAACGGGTGCGAATCTGGAGGCAGTGGATTTGAGTGATGTGAATTTGACTGGGGCGACGATGCCGGATGGGAGTGTTGGGGAGTAA
- a CDS encoding general stress protein produces the protein MVLHQHKRAVGIFTSREAVNEALQELKQSNFPLHRVSVIARQLEEKPIRGVNNRAEVGNRAGDGAASGAVTGTVIGLITGVLVGIGALAIPLIGPIMLADALSTAVATTLAGGGIGLLSGGIVGALIGLGIPKKQAKVYKQRLLRGDYLVIVEGTDDQIRYATSVLKHWGIEEWGIYKAPELAQTDTNLPIAAVEDPHVRTFRQSIYQNYDRN, from the coding sequence ATGGTTTTACATCAACATAAACGCGCTGTCGGTATCTTTACCAGCCGTGAAGCGGTAAACGAAGCGCTCCAAGAACTCAAACAGTCTAATTTTCCCCTGCACAGAGTTTCTGTGATTGCTAGACAATTAGAGGAGAAACCCATTAGGGGAGTCAATAATAGAGCTGAGGTTGGCAATCGAGCAGGTGATGGTGCCGCCAGTGGTGCCGTTACTGGTACTGTGATTGGACTGATCACTGGAGTACTGGTTGGGATTGGTGCGTTAGCGATTCCTCTGATTGGGCCAATCATGTTAGCAGATGCCCTGAGTACTGCCGTCGCTACAACTTTGGCTGGCGGTGGGATTGGTTTATTGAGCGGTGGAATAGTGGGCGCACTGATTGGTTTAGGCATTCCTAAAAAACAAGCCAAAGTTTACAAACAAAGGCTGTTACGTGGCGATTATTTGGTAATCGTAGAAGGTACTGATGACCAAATCCGTTATGCAACCTCTGTGCTTAAACATTGGGGGATAGAGGAATGGGGGATTTATAAGGCTCCAGAACTCGCTCAAACAGATACTAATTTACCCATTGCTGCTGTGGAAGACCCGCATGTTCGGACTTTTAGACAGAGCATTTATCAAAACTATGATCGCAACTGA
- a CDS encoding BON domain-containing protein has protein sequence MKKLTTLLLTSILGLSVAACENVARTNPTAPRSVNTVGEAPGLDKVLRNTSDSTSPIRRAQANSDIRAREQRYNTFRQGDGERSDQNLQSEVRSKLEVNIPRSQLTVQANEGVITVVGYVQTQQELEKIEPLAREIRGVRDVNVQAKIGPKLPPYES, from the coding sequence ATGAAAAAATTAACAACATTACTACTGACGAGTATTCTCGGTTTGAGTGTTGCGGCTTGCGAGAATGTCGCTAGAACCAATCCTACGGCTCCCCGTTCCGTTAATACGGTGGGTGAAGCTCCTGGCTTGGACAAGGTTTTAAGAAACACAAGTGACTCAACTAGCCCAATCCGAAGGGCGCAAGCGAATTCAGACATTCGGGCACGGGAGCAACGGTACAATACGTTCAGGCAAGGTGATGGGGAACGATCGGATCAAAACTTGCAAAGCGAAGTGCGTAGTAAGTTAGAAGTTAACATTCCCAGGTCTCAGTTAACGGTTCAGGCTAATGAAGGTGTAATCACCGTAGTCGGGTACGTTCAAACGCAACAGGAGTTAGAGAAAATTGAACCCTTAGCTAGGGAGATTAGGGGTGTAAGAGATGTCAATGTTCAGGCTAAGATAGGACCCAAATTGCCTCCTTATGAAAGTTGA
- a CDS encoding DedA family protein encodes MQEWILKTMDSLGYLGIGLLMFAENLFPPIPSELIMPLAGFTASKGNMNFTLAVLAGVVGTILGALPWYYAGKIVGEERLKDLADKYGKWITVSSQDIDKATRWFNRYGNKAVLLGRLVPGIRTLISLPAGLSEMPLAPFLIYSTLGTTAWVMLLTFLGFKLGENYELVDEYLAPVSKIVLVFLIVAFIAWVVIKKRKKQDRKRH; translated from the coding sequence ATGCAGGAATGGATACTTAAAACGATGGATTCCCTTGGTTACTTGGGAATTGGGCTACTGATGTTCGCGGAAAATCTATTTCCTCCTATCCCTTCGGAATTAATCATGCCCTTGGCAGGATTTACCGCATCAAAGGGCAATATGAACTTCACGCTTGCAGTTTTGGCGGGAGTCGTCGGCACTATCCTAGGAGCGTTGCCTTGGTACTACGCAGGTAAAATCGTGGGTGAGGAACGCTTGAAGGATTTAGCTGACAAGTACGGTAAATGGATTACAGTATCCAGCCAGGATATTGATAAGGCAACGCGATGGTTTAATCGGTACGGCAACAAAGCTGTGTTATTGGGTCGTCTTGTGCCAGGAATTCGTACCTTAATCTCGCTCCCAGCAGGTCTTAGTGAGATGCCCTTAGCGCCCTTTCTCATCTACTCAACACTTGGCACTACTGCATGGGTGATGCTACTAACGTTCTTGGGCTTCAAGCTGGGTGAAAACTATGAGCTTGTAGACGAGTATCTTGCCCCAGTTTCTAAAATCGTGCTGGTTTTTCTGATTGTGGCATTTATCGCTTGGGTTGTGATCAAAAAGCGAAAGAAACAAGATAGAAAGCGACACTAA
- a CDS encoding exopolysaccharide biosynthesis protein, whose translation MAKLSVELQRYFFEEERPAKVTLTEILQLAGERVFGFLFVILALPSALPVPAPGYSTPFGFVLFLLALQLISGHKLPWLPAKISNHPMELNQVQGVIKAGLPWLRRIEMITRPRLSYICTSLPGRVTMGIAIALMGISMMIPIPGTNTLPAMGIFVTGFGLIEDDGAISLGGLVLCLMGGILSASILIALLIGGTSLLDLIKGWLR comes from the coding sequence ATGGCTAAACTCTCCGTAGAATTACAGCGCTATTTTTTTGAGGAAGAACGCCCCGCCAAAGTCACATTGACAGAAATTCTGCAACTAGCGGGGGAACGGGTTTTTGGTTTCTTATTCGTGATTCTTGCGTTGCCTTCGGCTTTACCAGTGCCTGCACCTGGTTATTCCACCCCGTTTGGATTTGTGCTTTTTCTCTTGGCCTTGCAGTTGATTAGTGGGCATAAACTCCCCTGGCTACCTGCAAAGATTAGCAATCACCCAATGGAACTCAATCAAGTGCAGGGGGTGATCAAGGCGGGACTCCCGTGGTTGCGGCGGATTGAAATGATCACCCGCCCCCGTCTGAGTTATATTTGCACGAGTTTGCCTGGGCGGGTAACAATGGGAATTGCGATCGCGCTGATGGGCATTTCGATGATGATTCCCATCCCTGGTACAAATACCCTACCGGCTATGGGCATTTTTGTTACAGGCTTTGGATTAATTGAAGATGACGGCGCAATCAGTTTGGGAGGGTTAGTGCTTTGCCTGATGGGAGGTATTCTTAGCGCCTCAATCCTGATAGCGCTGTTGATAGGTGGTACAAGTCTATTAGATCTGATCAAAGGTTGGCTTCGCTAA
- a CDS encoding exopolysaccharide biosynthesis protein, whose protein sequence is MDRLSVELHYYFFGEERPTQVTLADVLKIGKERIFGLIFALLGLILVLPFAVPGRGIFVGFIILVGSVQLAVGAKSPWMPKTLINKPIALKTVQGVMKSGILWLRRIEMFSRPRLLYIFSSFMGRLVAGIALALVAIFLMIGLPGLHTLAGVGLLMTGLGLLVDDGAIFLTGVAVCIFADLIGVSSAIALLIEGSSVLGCPST, encoded by the coding sequence ATGGATCGACTTTCTGTAGAATTACATTACTATTTTTTCGGGGAAGAACGACCCACCCAAGTGACTCTAGCGGATGTGCTAAAAATTGGCAAAGAGCGGATATTTGGGTTGATATTTGCCTTACTCGGCTTGATTTTAGTTTTACCCTTTGCCGTGCCTGGTCGGGGTATCTTTGTGGGATTTATCATCTTGGTTGGGTCGGTTCAGCTCGCTGTCGGTGCCAAAAGCCCTTGGATGCCGAAAACATTAATCAACAAACCGATCGCTCTGAAGACCGTTCAAGGCGTTATGAAGTCGGGAATTCTCTGGCTGAGGCGAATTGAGATGTTTTCTCGTCCCCGCCTTCTCTATATTTTCAGCAGTTTCATGGGTCGCTTAGTGGCGGGAATTGCCCTCGCGCTTGTGGCAATTTTCCTGATGATTGGGCTACCTGGACTGCACACTTTAGCCGGTGTTGGCCTGTTGATGACCGGGTTGGGTTTATTGGTGGACGATGGTGCAATTTTTCTCACAGGTGTGGCGGTTTGTATATTTGCTGACCTGATCGGTGTCTCTAGTGCGATCGCCCTTTTGATCGAAGGTTCTAGTGTTCTCGGCTGTCCCTCAACCTGA
- the ahcY gene encoding adenosylhomocysteinase: MTATSTQPKHEVRDLSLAPLGKQRIEWAGREMPVLRQIRDRFAQEKPFAGIRLVACCHVTTETAHLAIALQAGGADAVLIASNPLSTQDDVAACLVADYGIPVYAMKGEDAETYTRHVQIALDHKPNIIIDDGSDVVATLIQERQHQIADIIGTTEETTTGIVRLRAMFKDGVLTFPAMNVNDADTKHFFDNRYGTGQSTLDGIIRATNVLLAGKTIVVAGYGWCGKGVALRARGLGANVIVTEIDPTKAIEAVMDGFRVMPMDEAAPHGDLFVTVTGNKHVIRSEHFDLMKDGAMVCNSGHFDIEIDLKSLGAKATEVKDVRPFTQQYLLVNGKSIIVLGEGRLVNLAAAEGHPSAVMDMSFANQAMACEYLVKNKGKLEPGLHSIPVEVDKEIARLKLQAMGIMIDSLTAEQTEYINSWTSGT, encoded by the coding sequence ATGACTGCAACTTCCACTCAGCCTAAGCACGAGGTGAGAGACCTTTCCCTGGCTCCCCTAGGCAAACAACGGATCGAATGGGCGGGACGGGAAATGCCAGTACTGCGGCAAATTCGCGATCGCTTTGCTCAAGAGAAGCCGTTTGCAGGCATTCGGTTAGTCGCCTGCTGTCACGTTACGACAGAAACCGCTCACTTGGCGATCGCTCTTCAAGCCGGTGGTGCTGATGCTGTCCTGATTGCCAGTAATCCCCTCTCCACCCAGGATGATGTCGCCGCTTGTTTGGTGGCTGATTACGGCATTCCCGTCTATGCCATGAAAGGCGAAGACGCCGAAACTTACACTCGCCACGTTCAAATTGCCCTCGACCACAAACCCAACATCATCATTGATGACGGGAGTGATGTTGTTGCTACATTGATTCAGGAACGCCAACATCAAATTGCCGATATCATTGGCACCACAGAAGAAACCACCACAGGCATTGTCCGTCTGCGTGCCATGTTCAAAGACGGTGTTCTGACGTTTCCGGCGATGAACGTTAACGACGCCGACACCAAGCACTTCTTTGACAACCGTTATGGTACCGGTCAATCCACCCTGGATGGCATTATCCGCGCCACCAACGTGTTGTTAGCGGGTAAAACCATTGTGGTTGCGGGTTACGGCTGGTGTGGCAAAGGCGTTGCGCTCCGGGCACGGGGATTAGGAGCCAATGTGATTGTCACCGAAATTGACCCCACCAAAGCGATCGAAGCCGTCATGGATGGTTTCCGCGTGATGCCGATGGATGAAGCCGCACCTCACGGGGATTTGTTTGTCACCGTTACGGGGAATAAGCACGTCATTCGCTCCGAACATTTCGACTTGATGAAAGATGGGGCAATGGTGTGTAACTCCGGTCACTTTGATATTGAAATTGACCTCAAGTCTCTGGGGGCTAAAGCCACAGAAGTCAAAGATGTTCGACCGTTCACCCAGCAATATCTACTCGTGAACGGTAAATCCATTATCGTTTTAGGCGAAGGACGTTTGGTGAACCTGGCAGCCGCAGAAGGGCATCCCAGTGCTGTCATGGATATGAGTTTTGCCAACCAGGCGATGGCTTGCGAATACTTGGTGAAAAACAAGGGTAAGTTAGAACCGGGACTTCACTCGATTCCGGTGGAAGTCGATAAAGAAATCGCACGGCTGAAGTTGCAAGCGATGGGCATCATGATTGATAGCTTAACCGCAGAGCAAACTGAGTACATTAACTCTTGGACTTCCGGAACTTAG
- a CDS encoding mechanosensitive ion channel family protein, giving the protein MLKIRSKFRVIRWGFILFLTTGVILLSSGFLSPAQAQFPPIPDLNSFTPNLLQESSDNQVASGCIRLDGRCLFEVAAPKSELQDRINDIEQRLNNISEIYFKNDTAQLKVRQQQQGNLPNIYISVGDRQVRLMSVTDRDAMLTGANIEARAEDLVTELQQDLEKAKRERQPKVLARRGGIAAGTGVIMLIASFAIYQWQGRSKRLKQEIAPTDSSPTQPIKTQLKRQQKWHLTEVKHRLLQVVQVGIWAGGILFILGLFPYTRMFQVWILRSLKIPLRLGLIAIGTYALIRLSYALIDKFAAALARNHLLTPEANRRLQLRISTISGVSKGIITLTLFGVAILVALSTLGLDIGPVLAGAGIIGVGLSLASQSLIKDALNGFFIILEDQYAVGDVINVGDVGGLVENINLRITQLRDAEGRLITIPNSEIKIVANLSSNWSRADLAIPVAYYADVDKALELIGQVADTMSQDQLWTEKIVDKPEVLGVDDFGSRGVIIRVWIKTQPLKQWEVARQFRRRLKVALDEAGISIPMPQQEVWFNNSNNSVPVKSSENN; this is encoded by the coding sequence ATGTTGAAAATACGATCAAAATTTCGGGTAATTCGCTGGGGATTCATTCTTTTTCTTACGACTGGAGTAATCCTACTATCGAGTGGGTTCTTGTCTCCTGCCCAAGCTCAGTTTCCCCCCATACCCGACTTAAATAGTTTCACCCCTAACTTACTACAGGAAAGCAGTGATAATCAGGTAGCTTCAGGTTGTATCCGTCTTGATGGACGCTGCTTATTTGAGGTAGCGGCACCCAAGTCTGAGTTACAAGACCGAATTAACGACATTGAGCAGCGATTGAACAATATCAGTGAAATTTACTTCAAAAACGATACGGCTCAATTAAAGGTTCGCCAACAACAACAAGGGAATCTCCCCAATATCTACATCTCTGTTGGCGACAGGCAAGTCCGCCTAATGAGCGTGACTGATCGCGATGCCATGCTAACAGGGGCAAATATTGAAGCGAGAGCTGAAGATTTGGTTACCGAGTTGCAACAAGACCTAGAAAAGGCAAAGCGGGAACGGCAACCAAAAGTTCTTGCTCGTCGAGGGGGAATCGCGGCGGGTACTGGCGTGATCATGCTCATAGCTAGCTTCGCGATTTACCAATGGCAAGGTCGATCAAAGCGATTGAAGCAGGAGATAGCTCCCACAGATTCATCTCCCACTCAGCCGATTAAGACGCAGCTCAAGCGGCAGCAAAAGTGGCATCTGACAGAAGTTAAGCATCGCCTACTCCAGGTGGTTCAAGTCGGCATTTGGGCAGGAGGCATTCTATTTATTTTGGGGCTGTTTCCTTATACGCGAATGTTCCAGGTTTGGATTCTTCGCAGTCTCAAGATTCCCTTGCGCCTCGGACTAATTGCGATAGGTACCTATGCCCTGATTCGCCTGAGCTATGCTCTCATTGATAAATTCGCCGCTGCCTTGGCTCGGAATCATTTACTGACCCCAGAAGCCAATCGGCGTCTGCAATTAAGAATTTCCACGATTTCCGGCGTCAGTAAAGGTATTATTACTCTAACTTTGTTCGGAGTTGCCATCTTGGTTGCGCTTTCAACACTTGGCTTGGATATTGGCCCAGTTCTTGCAGGTGCGGGGATTATTGGTGTGGGCTTGTCCTTGGCTTCTCAAAGCTTAATCAAAGATGCACTCAATGGCTTTTTCATCATTCTGGAAGACCAGTATGCCGTTGGCGATGTGATCAACGTGGGGGATGTGGGTGGACTTGTAGAAAATATCAATCTGCGGATTACTCAGCTACGCGACGCAGAGGGGCGATTGATTACCATCCCCAATAGTGAAATTAAAATAGTGGCTAATCTATCCAGTAATTGGTCACGCGCTGATTTGGCGATTCCGGTCGCTTATTATGCGGATGTGGATAAGGCGCTGGAATTAATTGGTCAAGTCGCCGACACAATGAGCCAAGACCAACTCTGGACTGAGAAGATTGTTGATAAACCCGAAGTTTTAGGGGTCGATGACTTTGGCAGTCGGGGCGTGATTATTCGGGTATGGATTAAGACTCAGCCGTTAAAGCAATGGGAAGTCGCCCGACAGTTCCGCCGACGCCTCAAGGTTGCTTTAGACGAAGCCGGAATTTCGATTCCTATGCCTCAACAGGAGGTTTGGTTCAATAACTCTAATAACTCTGTTCCCGTGAAATCGTCGGAAAACAACTAG
- a CDS encoding DUF72 domain-containing protein, translating to MNFLIGCAVWAYKGWVGELYPKGSKAAEFLPLYTQRFTTVEGNTTFYAVPNQETLVSWVSQMPPGFEFCPKLPRQLTHNGLLQPAIPGALKFLEQMRVLGQHLGPIFAQLPPSYEPAALEDLAAFLQAWPRNEAHLAVEVRHADWYKEPHASHLNALLEELGVGRVVLDTRPVYSGSASYKQQSVDSRKPQVPLQAVTTAPFSLVRFISHPDQPVNQPFMEEWVSLVDQWLRLGKRIYFFMHCPLEQYSPGNARHFHQLLEKGGVPVPPLPWNTIDQAPIQLSLF from the coding sequence ATGAACTTTCTCATCGGGTGTGCAGTTTGGGCTTATAAAGGTTGGGTGGGCGAACTTTATCCCAAAGGAAGTAAAGCCGCAGAATTTTTACCTCTTTATACTCAACGTTTCACCACAGTTGAAGGGAATACCACCTTCTATGCCGTACCTAATCAGGAAACGCTGGTAAGTTGGGTCTCACAAATGCCTCCGGGGTTTGAATTTTGCCCAAAGTTGCCGCGCCAGTTAACTCACAACGGCTTGTTGCAACCTGCAATTCCGGGTGCTTTAAAGTTTTTAGAACAGATGCGAGTTTTGGGTCAGCACCTTGGCCCCATCTTCGCCCAGCTTCCTCCTAGTTACGAACCGGCTGCCTTGGAAGACCTCGCCGCCTTTCTCCAGGCTTGGCCTCGGAATGAAGCCCACTTAGCCGTTGAAGTCCGCCATGCTGACTGGTACAAAGAACCCCACGCCAGTCATCTCAACGCCCTCCTGGAAGAACTGGGAGTTGGACGAGTCGTATTAGACACCCGACCCGTCTATAGTGGTTCAGCGAGTTACAAACAACAATCGGTAGACTCGCGAAAGCCTCAGGTACCTCTGCAAGCTGTGACAACAGCCCCGTTTAGCCTAGTGCGCTTTATTAGCCATCCTGACCAACCGGTGAATCAGCCTTTTATGGAAGAATGGGTGAGTTTGGTTGACCAGTGGTTGCGCTTGGGTAAACGTATTTATTTCTTTATGCATTGCCCACTGGAACAGTATTCTCCTGGAAATGCGCGTCACTTTCATCAGTTACTTGAAAAGGGGGGTGTTCCAGTTCCACCTTTACCCTGGAATACGATTGACCAAGCACCCATTCAACTGAGTCTTTTCTAA
- a CDS encoding GAF domain-containing protein produces MWYSVQSKYLQEVNLAWKRKNDGREQEVSEKLGLSLRLVIDNLFLKGEPVNRVNFIEICQFLGMNWQEIAGLEELEIQIRPSPAEPNAEEAILLRRPTGGVDDVDQAINELVGTLCEMLRRITRKAGDLIRADRTSIFLLDHQTKVLGTIIADDGNGGCLLIDIPANRGIASLAANSLQVINIPFDVYDDPRSEEAKRTDQRTGYRTYTMLAWPLLNKQKDLVAVVQLINKLKSSDNPEDDLSKRIDKKGFTPEDEEKFAKFAPSILKILEKCQLCYELAQKLKKASGIKQGGSLIQNAALIAELKRQEQQLRKNLNKIQIPQKPDSPRAGVVYSSQTHLKMHREQER; encoded by the coding sequence ATGTGGTATAGTGTACAGTCAAAGTACCTCCAAGAAGTTAACCTAGCTTGGAAGCGTAAGAATGATGGACGCGAGCAAGAGGTATCTGAGAAATTAGGATTGTCTCTGCGGCTCGTTATCGATAATCTTTTCCTTAAAGGCGAACCTGTTAATCGCGTAAATTTTATTGAAATTTGTCAGTTCTTGGGGATGAACTGGCAAGAAATCGCAGGCTTAGAGGAGCTAGAAATTCAGATTCGCCCTTCGCCAGCAGAACCCAACGCGGAGGAGGCGATCCTACTCCGTAGACCAACAGGAGGAGTTGATGATGTTGATCAGGCTATTAATGAGCTTGTTGGTACTCTGTGTGAAATGCTGCGTCGGATCACCCGCAAAGCCGGAGATTTAATTAGAGCCGATCGCACCAGTATTTTTTTACTCGATCATCAAACCAAAGTACTGGGCACCATTATTGCTGACGATGGCAATGGGGGATGTCTCCTCATTGATATTCCTGCCAATAGAGGCATCGCTAGTTTAGCGGCTAACTCTTTGCAAGTGATCAACATTCCTTTCGATGTCTATGATGATCCACGTTCTGAAGAGGCGAAGAGAACCGATCAGAGAACAGGATACCGGACTTACACGATGCTAGCTTGGCCTTTATTAAATAAACAAAAAGATTTAGTTGCTGTTGTGCAATTAATCAATAAATTAAAGTCCAGCGATAACCCTGAAGATGATTTATCTAAAAGAATCGATAAAAAAGGTTTTACCCCAGAAGATGAAGAAAAATTTGCTAAATTTGCCCCTTCAATTCTAAAAATCCTGGAAAAATGCCAGTTGTGTTATGAACTAGCTCAAAAACTTAAAAAAGCATCAGGGATCAAGCAGGGGGGTTCTCTCATCCAAAATGCTGCCTTGATTGCGGAACTCAAGCGCCAAGAGCAACAGTTACGTAAAAACCTGAATAAAATTCAGATTCCCCAAAAACCCGATTCTCCCAGAGCAGGAGTCGTCTATTCCTCTCAAACCCACTTGAAAATGCATAGAGAGCAGGAACGTTAG